A single region of the Cinclus cinclus chromosome 10, bCinCin1.1, whole genome shotgun sequence genome encodes:
- the LOC134047538 gene encoding feather keratin Cos1-1/Cos1-3/Cos2-1-like, with translation MSCCRPCPPRPCGPCGPTPLASSCSEPCLARCADSTVYIEPSPVVVTMPGPILTSFPQSTAVGSSLSAAVGSSLSTAGVPISSGGSLGLGGSGLCLPLSRCGQIC, from the coding sequence ATGTCCTGCTGCAGACCCTGTCCCCCCCGGCCCTGCGGCCCCTGTGGCCCAACGCCccttgccagcagctgcagtgagcCCTGCCTCGCCCGCTGCGCTGACTCCACGGTGTACATCGAGCCTTCGCCCGTGGTGGTGACCATGCCGGGCCCCATCCTCACCTCTTTCCCTCAGAGCACAGCCGTGGGATCCTCTCTGTCCGCTGCTGTGggcagctccctcagcaccGCGGGGGTTCCCATCTCTTCTGGGGGCTCCCTTGGCCTGGGGGGGTCAGGCCTGTGTCTGCCTTTGTCCCGCTGCGGGCAGATCTGCTGA